The Fusobacterium perfoetens DNA segment GGATTTCTCTTGAGATATTTAATGATAAGTTGTCAGTATCAACTATACCTTTCATAAAGCTAAAATGCTCAGGGATTAGGCTTTCAGCTTTTTCCATTATAAATACATTTTTAGTATATAGTTGTAGACCTCTCTTATAATCTCTTGTATAGAAATCCATTGGAGTTCTCTTTGGAACATAGATAAGAGCTGTGTATTCTAATGACCCTTGCACTTTTATATGGAAGTGAAGTAATGGGTCTTCGTGGTCATAGAATGTATTCTTATAAAATTCGTTGTATTCTTCCTCTGTTATGTCCTTTTTATCTTTTTTCCAAATAGGAGTTTCGTTGTTTAGTTTTTCTCCACCAAAATAGATTGGATATTTTATAGAGTTAGAGTGTTTTTTAACTATCATTCTGATTGTAAAATCTTCTAAAAATTCTTTTGAATCTTCGTTAAGAGTTAAAACTATTCTTGTACCTCTTTTTAAATCTTCTAAGTTTTCTATCTCTTCGATTTCATAAGTTCCGTCACCTTTTGATGACCATTTGATAGTTACGTCGCTATATGGAGATTTTGTATATAGAGTTATGTCACTTGCTACCATAAACGCTGAGTAAAATCCAACACCAAATTGACCGATTATATCAAGTTGTTCATTTTCTTTTGCCTCTTTGAATTTTTCTATAAATGCTTTTGAACCTGATTTTGCAATTGTACCGATATTTTCGTTTACTTCGTCAAAAGTCATACCAATACCAGTATCTTCGATTATTAATTGGTTTTTATCTTTATCAGCTTTTATTTCTATTTTAAATTCATTTGAATCTTTTAAAAGTTCTGTATCTGTTAAAGCTTTAAATTTTAATTTATCGATTGCGTCACTTCCATTAGAGATTAATTCTCTTAAAAATATCTCTTTGTTAGTGTAGATAGAATGCACCATAAGATTTAACAATTCTTTAGTCTCTGCTTGAAAGTTTTCTGTTTGTTTTCTCATTTGTAACTGCCTCCTAAAAAATATTAGCACTCATATTAATAGGTTGCTAACTTATTCTAAATTAAAAATACCACATTTATATGGTTTTGTCAAGAGGTTTTATTATAAAAAATTATAATACTCTATATATGGACTTTTTTATTCTTCGCTAATTATAACAAAATCTATTTTTTTACGTCTAAGGTGTATATAATAGTTAAAAAGGTGGTTTTTTATGGAAAATAATTTATACAGAAATTTAGATGCTTTTGAGGCATATATCGGAACTCCTGAGAAATTTGAATGGTATAAGAAAGTTTTTGCAAGCTATAATGTAAATGGAATTGAAAAATT contains these protein-coding regions:
- the htpG gene encoding molecular chaperone HtpG; translated protein: MRKQTENFQAETKELLNLMVHSIYTNKEIFLRELISNGSDAIDKLKFKALTDTELLKDSNEFKIEIKADKDKNQLIIEDTGIGMTFDEVNENIGTIAKSGSKAFIEKFKEAKENEQLDIIGQFGVGFYSAFMVASDITLYTKSPYSDVTIKWSSKGDGTYEIEEIENLEDLKRGTRIVLTLNEDSKEFLEDFTIRMIVKKHSNSIKYPIYFGGEKLNNETPIWKKDKKDITEEEYNEFYKNTFYDHEDPLLHFHIKVQGSLEYTALIYVPKRTPMDFYTRDYKRGLQLYTKNVFIMEKAESLIPEHFSFMKGIVDTDNLSLNISREILQQDNELVKISKNIEKKIETELKKLLKDDREKYITMWEAFGRTIKFGIQDMFGLNKEKLQDLLIFKSSFEDKYTTLKEYVERMKDDQKEIYYVTGENEDLIKVLPKVKVLKDKGFEVLYLTDKIDEFTLKTMMNYAEKQFKSISDADFANMEDEKEKETRENLEKENRSLLDKIKDMLGGKIEEARLNGNLGSGAVGLASKGEISLEMEKTLAEIPGNEGMKAQKILELNPNHPLFEKIKNTTDEEELKDLVYVLYNQSLLVEGFAIENPVEFSEKLNRLIIG